Below is a genomic region from Vibrio pomeroyi.
CAACGGACCGTCAAAATAATGCGTGCAAACGTCATTGAGTACATCTAGATCAGCCATATATCTTAATTGAATATTAAGCTTCACGATGTCATCCATGACATGCCCAACGCTCTCAATCACTTCTTTAATATTATTGAGGCACTGCATCGCCTGCTCTTTGGCACCATGCGTCACAATCGCACCAATTCTAGGATCAAGTGGCAACTGAGCAGAGATATTGTTGTAGTGAGAAAAAGCTACGGTTTGTGTTGAGATCTCACTGATTGGCGCAGCTTTGGTGTTGTTTGACTTAATCACTATTCCATGACGATCTTCAACAGCTTGTGGTGGTGTGCCATCGCCGTGTGACACAGTCGCATCCATCTGTACTAACGCCCCCATCGCCAAGCCTTCGACAACCGTCACCGAGCGTGCTGGCATATAACCGACAGCCCTTGCAATCGCCGAGTCAGGGAAGAAGGTGGTGTACACTTCATTGATGGCGGCAAGGTCATCCAAACTTCTCACATGGATATTCACCTTCACAATATCATCAAGTGGAACATCAATATTTTCCAGAATCGATTTGATGTTTTTTAGACATTGAATGGCGTGTTCTTTGGCCCCACCAACAACGATATTGCCCGATTGAGGATCAATCGGTAGCTGGGCTGAAATATGGTTATAGTGAGAGAAAGCCACCGTCTGAGTTGATAAAGAACTGACTGGCGCGTGTTGAGTATTTCTAGCGATTTTGACTAGCTCACAAGCCGCTTGAGGATAGGTACCTTCACCATTCGAGATCACGGCATCCATTTGCAAATGAGCACCTTCTAGCGGCAAATCGGCTACTGCGAGTGTCGTGCATGTGGGTGCGTAGTGTTGGAAAAAAGACGCATAGATTTCATTAACTGAATCCATATCCGCAATGTTCTTCAAGTATATGTTTACTCTCACAACGTCGTGCATGCGGTGTCCAATGCTCTCCACAATCGCTTGAATGTTTGATAAGCACTGCTTTGTTTGATCTTCCAAGGATTCAGGGATCAGGCTGCCTGTTTTAGGATCAATCGGTAATTGAGCAGAGAGGTTATTGTAGTGTGAAAATGCCACCGATTGTGTTGAGAAAGGGCTCAATGGTGCATCTTCAGTGTTTCTTGAAACTTTAATAATATCGGCACTCATGTCGATACATCTCCTATTCGAGTATTGATGTCAGATAGAGCCAATTAGCTACGTGTTTACCGACATTTCAAAATAAAAGGTATAAAAATAGCCGAACCAATAAATCGTGATGAATACTGGTTCAGCTTAATTCGAGCATCACAGTGGAGGTTTTTACGCCCCCACAGATAAATCCCTACAGAGTGCTTAAGAAGCTACTGATTTTTTCTTCATGATGCTTAACGGTTTCTTGTGTTGGGATAACCGCATCTTTATGTGTGAAGTACACTAAAATCGCCATCTGAGCAGTGAGTCGGTTTTCTGCTTCATCGAACGCCACTGAGTATTCGCTTTCTAGTGCGCCACGAGTCACTTCTTCTTTGTCATTCGCAGGTAGGCAGTGCAGTAACATTGCGCCCGGACGAGCCTTAGCCATTAGCTCTTCTGTGATCACATAGTTAGGCATGAATGCCGCAAGGCGCTCTTCCTTCTCATCCATTTGCGTTACCCAGTAGAAGCTGTCTCCGTAAACCACATCACAATCACTGATGCGCTCTACATCATCAGTAATTTCAATCGTGCCACCAGACTCTTCACAGAAGTTGAGCGCCATGTCGATCCACTCTTGCTCCATGTGGTATTTCTTAGGACCAATTTGCTTGAAGCCCATACCGTACTTAGCACACGTCAGCATTAAAGAGCGGCACACATCTGTCGCATCGCCCATAAATGCTAATGTTAAATCGGACAATTTACGTCCATCTGTGATGTGCTCTCTGATCGTGTAGAGATCCGCTAACATTTGAGTTGGGTGGAAACGAGTATCTAGGCCATTGATCACTGGCACTGTCGACATTTCAAGTAGGCCATCGAGTGTTTCAGGGCTGTTAGTACGAGCCATGATGATGTCGCACATACGTGATAGCACACGAGACGTATCATCAATCGACTCTTTACCACCTAAGTGAATGTCTTTTGGTGATAGGAATAGCGCATGGCCACCCAGCAATGTTGCCGCAACCTCGAAAGAAACACGCGTACGCGTAGAACCCGCTTCGAAAATCATTCCTACCGATTTGCCTTTGAACAGTGGCGGGATTGCATTGTCTTTACGCGCCTGTTTCAGGTGAGTCATCAACTCCATCATGTTGTCCATCTCTTCTACAGAGAAATCTTTCATGGAAACCATGTGCTCTAGGTTTGATTTATTTAGTTCAGTTGCGCTAGAAGAAGGTAATTTCATAATAAGTTCCTATTTTTCATAATATTGTGTGCGGCTCTTTTAAGTTCACTTTGATGGCGATTTGATTTCGAATACCTGCCATCACTTTCAAGAACCGCTACATTTGGATTAAATATTGGTGTTAATGACTATCTTTAAGTCTTTGTTTTATCTTAAATATCTATTCTTAATTTGATTTTATTGTTCCAACTAAACTCTTGGCACTTGTTGGGTGATGCAGTGGATATTGCCGCCACCTAACAAAATTTCTCGAGCAGGGACGCCGTTCACTTCGTAGCCTGGATAAATATCTTCTAAGATCCCGATAACATCGTTGTCGTAACGTTTGTCCAATAACGGCAACACAATTTGGTTGTTAGTAATCAGATAATTGGCATACGACGCCGCTAAACGCTCACCCGCCTCTCGCTCCATTCCGTCTGCGATATCAATGCCTGCCGCTTCTTCCTCAGTCATGAATAGAGGGCCAGGCATTGGCAGCTTATGTACCTTTATCTGACGGCCTTTGGCATCGGTCTGACTTGTGATGTAGTCATAAGCTTCGTTGCTGATCTCATATTGAGGATCGTTCTTGTCATCGCACCATGTCAGAACCACTTCACCCGGCTTCACAACGTGGAGAATGTTGTCTACGTGACCATTGGTTTCATCGTTGTATAAACCACGAGGTAGCCAAATGACTTTCTCAACATTGAGGTGTTCACAAAGCACTTCCGTCAGCTCTTCTTTGCTCATGTCTGGGTTGCGGCTTTCGTGTAATAAACACTCTTCTGTTGTGTAGAGCGTGCCTTCGCCATCAACATGAATTGAGCCGCCTTCTAGTACGATTGGAGCGCGATATCGAGAGTCACGAATGGTTTCACACATCTTTTGAGCGACTTGGTTATCGCGGTTCCATGGTGAATACAATCCATCCACAAACCCGCCCCATGCATTGAATTCCCAATCCACACCTCGGCGTTCACCGCTGTCATCAACAACATAAGTTGCACCGATGTCGCGCATCCAAGAGTCATCCGTCGAGATTTCCAACACTCGAATGTCCTCAGGTAAACGGGATACCGCGTTATCGTATTGCTCAGAGCTCGCTAGCATGGTGACTGGTGTTGTATGGCTTATTTTGGTTGCCACGTCTGCAAAGACCGCTTGTGCAGGTTTTGCACCATTACGCCAGTTGTCGGTGCGCTCTGGCCAAGCCATCCAAATTTCGCTGTGTGGTTCATGTTCCCCCGGCATTCTGAAGCCATCATGTTTTGGAGTAGTCTCAATCAGTTTTTTCATCGTTATGTCCCCTAAATTATGCTTGAGCTTCTTTTTTATCTTGCGAATCGGCAGTGTCGTTATCGTCCGAGCCTTGCTGTTTCTTGCGCTTTAGCGCACCGAGTAGAATCCACTCACCAGCGAGAACAGTGGCAATCACGCCAATCAAAACAGGTCCTGTGTATCCCCAGTCAGCAACGGTTAGATCAAGAGCCTCAGGGAAGATGAATAAAATCACGGCTTGAAGGATGACGAAGAAACAAACAATGGACATGACCCACTGAGCCGCCATACCGCCCGGTACTTTAAATGGGCGTTCACGTTGACCATCAACCACGCGAAGCTTTAGGTATGCTGGGAACATGAACAGATAAGGAAGTAAGAAAATGCAGCTAGAGAAAGCAAATATCGACCAGAACAGATCATCATTCCCTTGTGCAAACAGTGCGTAAGACAGGATAACGACCGTTGATACGGTACCTGTGATGTTGTTTGCACCAACTGGAGAACCTTTTTCTGATACTTTCGCCACAGGCGCTGGCAGCTCACCTTCTTGAGCGGCTTCAGCTGCTGCTCGGCTAGCACCCATTGTCCAG
It encodes:
- the aguA gene encoding agmatine deiminase, with product MKKLIETTPKHDGFRMPGEHEPHSEIWMAWPERTDNWRNGAKPAQAVFADVATKISHTTPVTMLASSEQYDNAVSRLPEDIRVLEISTDDSWMRDIGATYVVDDSGERRGVDWEFNAWGGFVDGLYSPWNRDNQVAQKMCETIRDSRYRAPIVLEGGSIHVDGEGTLYTTEECLLHESRNPDMSKEELTEVLCEHLNVEKVIWLPRGLYNDETNGHVDNILHVVKPGEVVLTWCDDKNDPQYEISNEAYDYITSQTDAKGRQIKVHKLPMPGPLFMTEEEAAGIDIADGMEREAGERLAASYANYLITNNQIVLPLLDKRYDNDVIGILEDIYPGYEVNGVPAREILLGGGNIHCITQQVPRV
- a CDS encoding reactive intermediate/imine deaminase, with translation MSADIIKVSRNTEDAPLSPFSTQSVAFSHYNNLSAQLPIDPKTGSLIPESLEDQTKQCLSNIQAIVESIGHRMHDVVRVNIYLKNIADMDSVNEIYASFFQHYAPTCTTLAVADLPLEGAHLQMDAVISNGEGTYPQAACELVKIARNTQHAPVSSLSTQTVAFSHYNHISAQLPIDPQSGNIVVGGAKEHAIQCLKNIKSILENIDVPLDDIVKVNIHVRSLDDLAAINEVYTTFFPDSAIARAVGYMPARSVTVVEGLAMGALVQMDATVSHGDGTPPQAVEDRHGIVIKSNNTKAAPISEISTQTVAFSHYNNISAQLPLDPRIGAIVTHGAKEQAMQCLNNIKEVIESVGHVMDDIVKLNIQLRYMADLDVLNDVCTHYFDGPLPARTVIGVSDIPMGALVQIDAIASNGEGTPPSL
- the argF gene encoding ornithine carbamoyltransferase, whose product is MKLPSSSATELNKSNLEHMVSMKDFSVEEMDNMMELMTHLKQARKDNAIPPLFKGKSVGMIFEAGSTRTRVSFEVAATLLGGHALFLSPKDIHLGGKESIDDTSRVLSRMCDIIMARTNSPETLDGLLEMSTVPVINGLDTRFHPTQMLADLYTIREHITDGRKLSDLTLAFMGDATDVCRSLMLTCAKYGMGFKQIGPKKYHMEQEWIDMALNFCEESGGTIEITDDVERISDCDVVYGDSFYWVTQMDEKEERLAAFMPNYVITEELMAKARPGAMLLHCLPANDKEEVTRGALESEYSVAFDEAENRLTAQMAILVYFTHKDAVIPTQETVKHHEEKISSFLSTL